A window of Gemmatimonadota bacterium contains these coding sequences:
- a CDS encoding ABC transporter permease: MRMLRFLLRKEFTQIFRDPALVRMLFMMPIVQLIILSNAATFELKRARMHIVDQDHSSASRGVIDRLTASGRFVAEQASGSTALGDEALIRREVELVLVIPEGFDRDLVRTRQASVQFILNAEDGQTAGLTQAYARDILGAYGAELGARLVPATAVALARHERPAVRGRPQVEVRRRGWYNAELDYRHFMVPGILVQLLTIVGTLLTAMNIVREKEIGTLDQLNVTPITRTAFITAKLIPLWVLGLLLLTIGLTVARVVFDVPMRGSYLLIYAGAGLYLVAALGIGLWVSTVTETQQQAMFVNFSVLMVYLLMSGLFTSVASMPDWAQWIARANPMMHFITVVRAVMLKGSGLLDVWRDLVFLAGAGALVLTVAVQQYHKRAA, from the coding sequence ATGCGCATGCTCCGCTTCCTGCTCCGCAAGGAGTTCACGCAGATCTTCCGCGACCCCGCGCTGGTCCGGATGCTCTTCATGATGCCGATCGTGCAGCTCATCATCCTGTCGAATGCGGCGACGTTCGAGCTCAAGCGTGCGCGGATGCACATCGTCGACCAGGACCACTCGAGCGCCTCGCGCGGGGTCATCGACCGCCTCACCGCCTCGGGCCGATTCGTCGCGGAGCAGGCATCGGGAAGCACCGCCCTCGGCGACGAAGCCCTCATCCGTCGCGAGGTCGAGCTCGTGCTGGTCATCCCCGAGGGCTTCGACCGCGACCTCGTGCGCACCCGCCAAGCGTCGGTGCAGTTCATCCTCAACGCCGAGGACGGGCAGACCGCGGGACTGACGCAGGCGTACGCCCGCGACATCCTCGGGGCCTATGGGGCCGAGCTCGGGGCGCGCCTCGTGCCCGCGACGGCGGTGGCGCTCGCGCGGCACGAGCGGCCCGCGGTCCGCGGGCGCCCGCAGGTGGAGGTGCGGCGGCGCGGCTGGTACAACGCCGAACTCGACTACCGCCACTTCATGGTGCCGGGGATCCTCGTGCAGCTGCTCACCATCGTGGGGACGCTGCTCACCGCGATGAACATCGTGCGCGAGAAGGAGATCGGGACGCTCGACCAGCTCAACGTCACGCCGATCACGCGCACCGCGTTCATCACCGCGAAGCTGATCCCGCTCTGGGTGCTCGGCCTCCTCCTGCTCACCATCGGCCTCACCGTCGCGCGGGTCGTGTTCGACGTGCCGATGCGCGGGTCGTACCTGCTCATCTACGCCGGGGCGGGGCTCTACCTCGTCGCCGCACTCGGGATCGGCCTCTGGGTCTCGACGGTCACCGAGACGCAGCAGCAGGCGATGTTCGTCAACTTCTCCGTGCTCATGGTCTACCTGCTCATGAGCGGCCTCTTCACGTCGGTCGCCTCGATGCCGGACTGGGCGCAGTGGATCGCGCGGGCCAATCCCATGATGCATTTCATCACGGTGGTGCGGGCGGTGATGCTGAAGGGATCGGGGCTCCTGGACGTCTGGCGGGACCTCGTGTTCCTCGCCGGCGCGGGAGCGCTCGTGCTCACGGTCGCGGTGCAGCAGTACCACAAGCGCGCGGCCTGA
- a CDS encoding ABC transporter permease → MKAVDRMRTLRAFVVKELRHILRDRQTLTILLLLPLSQVVLFGFAIRTDIREIRLAMVAPVADAATHALRARFEGSDRFTLVPVPPSTAAIDALFRRGAIDVALVIEPGLADHLADGTPARLQLIVDASNPNSGATMGTYATAVLAGWQATLPGTARPVRIDQQVRMRFNPTLESVNLFVPGLIALILTLVSAMMTAISLSREKERGTMEILLVSPLRPWQIIVGKVAPYLLLAFANVVTALLAAWLIFDVPFRGSLVLLLAASTLYALVCLAIGVFVAARTSSQLTAMMGALLGTMLPSTLLSGLIFPIASLPLPLQVVSNVIPARWFIVVVRGVMLKGAGVVHVWHELAILTAMLLVLLVAATRSFKARLA, encoded by the coding sequence ATGAAGGCCGTCGACCGGATGCGGACGCTCCGCGCGTTCGTGGTGAAGGAGCTGCGGCACATCCTGCGCGACCGGCAGACGTTGACGATCCTGCTGCTGCTTCCGCTCTCGCAGGTGGTGCTGTTCGGCTTCGCGATCCGCACCGACATCCGCGAGATCCGGCTGGCGATGGTCGCCCCCGTCGCCGACGCGGCGACGCACGCGCTGCGCGCGCGGTTCGAGGGCAGCGACCGATTCACGCTGGTTCCCGTCCCGCCGAGCACCGCGGCGATCGACGCGCTCTTCCGTCGCGGCGCCATCGACGTCGCGCTGGTGATCGAGCCGGGCCTCGCCGACCATCTCGCCGACGGGACGCCGGCCCGGCTGCAGCTGATCGTCGACGCGTCGAACCCCAACTCCGGTGCGACCATGGGCACGTACGCGACCGCCGTGCTCGCGGGCTGGCAGGCCACGCTTCCCGGTACGGCGCGGCCGGTGCGCATCGACCAGCAGGTCCGGATGCGCTTCAACCCCACCCTCGAGAGCGTGAACCTCTTCGTGCCGGGGCTGATCGCGCTCATCCTCACGCTCGTCTCGGCGATGATGACCGCGATCTCGCTCTCGCGCGAGAAGGAGCGGGGGACGATGGAGATCCTCCTCGTCTCGCCGCTCCGGCCCTGGCAGATCATCGTCGGGAAGGTCGCGCCCTACCTGCTGCTCGCGTTCGCGAACGTGGTGACCGCGCTGCTCGCGGCCTGGCTGATCTTCGACGTCCCCTTCCGCGGCAGCCTCGTGCTGCTGCTCGCGGCGAGCACCCTGTATGCGCTCGTCTGCCTCGCGATCGGGGTCTTCGTGGCGGCACGGACGAGTTCGCAGCTCACGGCGATGATGGGGGCGCTCCTCGGCACCATGTTGCCGAGCACGCTGCTCAGCGGGCTGATCTTCCCGATCGCGAGCCTGCCGCTGCCCCTGCAGGTGGTCTCCAACGTGATCCCGGCGCGCTGGTTCATCGTCGTCGTGCGGGGCGTGATGCTCAAGGGCGCCGGCGTGGTCCACGTCTGGCACGAGCTCGCGATCCTCACCGCGATGCTGCTCGTGCTGCTCGTCGCCGCCACCCGGTCGTTCAAGGCGAGGCTCGCCTGA
- a CDS encoding ABC transporter ATP-binding protein: protein MTLAIEARDLTRRFGSFTAVDAISVDVRQGEVFGFLGANGAGKTTAIKMLIGLLAPTSGLARVAGFDILTQSDDVRRNIGYMSQRFSLYDDLTVMENITLYGGIYGLTDAEIAARGAEMVGVLGLGAAARERVGRLPLGWKQKLAFSVALLHRPSVVFLDEPTGGVDPVTRRQFWEMIYRAAAEGTTVFVTTHYMDEAEYCDRLSVMVDGRIAAMGTPGELKAQFGAPSLDEVFVRLARPAAATGA, encoded by the coding sequence ATGACGCTCGCCATCGAAGCGCGCGACCTCACGCGGCGGTTCGGTAGCTTCACCGCGGTCGATGCGATCAGCGTCGACGTGCGGCAGGGCGAGGTCTTCGGCTTCCTCGGCGCCAACGGGGCGGGGAAGACGACCGCGATCAAGATGCTCATCGGGCTGCTCGCGCCCACCTCGGGCCTGGCCAGGGTCGCAGGCTTCGACATCCTCACGCAATCGGACGACGTGCGCCGGAACATCGGCTACATGAGCCAGCGCTTCTCGCTCTACGACGACCTGACCGTGATGGAGAACATCACGCTCTACGGCGGCATCTACGGGCTCACCGACGCGGAGATCGCGGCGCGCGGCGCGGAGATGGTGGGCGTGCTCGGGCTCGGAGCGGCCGCGCGCGAGCGCGTGGGGCGACTCCCGCTCGGCTGGAAGCAGAAACTCGCCTTCTCGGTGGCGTTGCTGCATCGGCCGTCGGTGGTGTTCCTCGACGAGCCCACGGGCGGTGTGGACCCGGTCACGCGCCGGCAGTTCTGGGAGATGATCTACCGTGCCGCCGCCGAGGGGACGACGGTCTTCGTGACGACGCACTACATGGACGAGGCCGAGTACTGCGACCGGCTGTCGGTGATGGTGGACGGGCGCATCGCGGCGATGGGGACGCCGGGGGAGCTCAAGGCGCAGTTCGGCGCGCCGAGCCTCGACGAGGTCTTCGTTCGCCTGGCGCGGCCCGCGGCCGCCACGGGGGCATGA
- a CDS encoding ABC transporter ATP-binding protein — protein MIVRGLGKTFGATTALADVSFEVRPGELFGLVGPDGGGKTTLFRILTTLLVPDAGTATVLGRDVVRDLWEIRSRVGYMPGRFSLYPDLSVEENLRFFASVFGTTLEAGYDIIAPIYRQIEPFKERRAGALSGGMKQKLALSCALVHRPELLLLDEPTTGVDAVSRREFWDLLDALQASGLTIVVSTPYMDEASRCDRVALVQKGRILAIDVPDAIGARFPRDLFAVHGTPRHALIEALRAFPHQASVQPFGDVLHYSDARTGIPPQQVVDELLAWTATRGISETWAAPIAPGIEDAFMALMGEAAA, from the coding sequence GTGATCGTGCGCGGGCTCGGCAAGACGTTCGGCGCGACCACCGCGCTCGCGGACGTCTCGTTCGAGGTGCGCCCGGGCGAGCTGTTCGGCCTCGTCGGTCCCGACGGCGGCGGCAAGACGACGCTCTTCCGCATCCTCACGACCCTGCTCGTGCCGGACGCCGGGACGGCGACGGTACTGGGGCGAGACGTGGTGCGCGACCTCTGGGAGATCCGCTCGCGGGTGGGTTACATGCCGGGGCGCTTCTCGCTCTACCCCGACCTGAGCGTGGAGGAGAACCTCCGCTTCTTCGCGTCGGTCTTCGGGACGACGCTTGAGGCCGGGTACGACATCATCGCCCCCATCTACCGGCAGATCGAGCCGTTCAAGGAGCGGCGCGCCGGTGCGCTCTCGGGCGGGATGAAGCAGAAGCTCGCCCTGTCGTGCGCGCTCGTGCACCGCCCGGAACTGCTCCTGCTCGACGAACCGACGACCGGCGTCGACGCCGTGTCGCGCCGCGAGTTCTGGGACCTCCTCGACGCCCTGCAGGCATCCGGGCTGACGATCGTGGTCTCCACGCCGTACATGGACGAGGCGAGCCGCTGCGACCGCGTCGCGCTCGTGCAGAAGGGACGCATCCTGGCGATCGACGTGCCCGACGCGATCGGCGCGCGCTTCCCGCGCGATCTCTTCGCCGTGCACGGGACGCCGCGGCATGCGCTCATCGAGGCACTGCGCGCCTTCCCGCATCAGGCGTCGGTCCAGCCGTTCGGCGATGTGCTGCACTACAGCGACGCGCGGACGGGGATCCCGCCGCAGCAGGTCGTCGACGAGCTCCTCGCGTGGACGGCGACGCGCGGGATCTCCGAGACCTGGGCGGCCCCCATCGCGCCCGGGATCGAGGATGCGTTCATGGCCCTGATGGGCGAGGCCGCCGCATGA
- a CDS encoding efflux RND transporter periplasmic adaptor subunit, which translates to MSTAHRSLRRAAAALLIPAVAVACGRDDGADAYGNFEAIETVVAAQTSGPIERFLVVEGQQIAAGALAAVLDSTTLSLDQRQMSAQRAAVSARLAELDEQLGVLEVQREIASRAYDRVMRLSAQQAATAQQVDQAEREHRTVLAQLEAARAQRRSITLETAAVEARVAQARDRVSRTTVMNPVAGTVLAVYARVGEVVGPGQPLYKVAALDTLELRAYVSGDQLGGVRLGQVVDVRITQGDGLTTLQGTVSWIASQSEFTPTPVQTRDERSDLVYAIKVRVPNPNGVLKIGMPADLSFTASQVP; encoded by the coding sequence ATGTCGACCGCCCATCGTTCCCTGCGCCGCGCTGCCGCGGCCCTGCTGATTCCCGCCGTGGCGGTCGCCTGTGGCCGCGACGACGGCGCCGACGCCTACGGCAACTTCGAGGCGATCGAGACGGTCGTCGCGGCCCAGACGAGCGGACCCATCGAGCGCTTCCTCGTGGTCGAGGGGCAGCAGATCGCCGCGGGCGCGCTCGCGGCAGTGCTCGACTCCACGACACTCTCCCTCGACCAGCGCCAGATGAGCGCCCAGCGCGCGGCGGTCTCGGCGCGGCTCGCCGAGCTCGACGAGCAACTGGGGGTGCTCGAGGTGCAGCGCGAGATCGCTTCGCGCGCGTACGACCGCGTCATGCGCCTGAGCGCGCAGCAGGCGGCGACGGCGCAGCAGGTCGATCAGGCCGAGCGGGAGCACCGGACGGTGCTCGCGCAGCTGGAGGCCGCGCGGGCGCAGCGCCGCAGCATCACGCTCGAGACGGCCGCGGTCGAGGCGCGCGTGGCGCAGGCGCGCGATCGCGTCTCGCGCACGACCGTCATGAACCCGGTCGCGGGGACCGTGCTCGCGGTGTATGCGCGCGTGGGTGAGGTCGTGGGTCCGGGGCAGCCGCTGTACAAGGTCGCGGCGCTCGACACGCTCGAACTCCGCGCGTATGTCTCCGGCGACCAGCTCGGGGGCGTGCGTCTCGGGCAGGTGGTCGATGTGCGGATCACGCAGGGTGACGGCCTCACCACGCTGCAAGGCACGGTCAGCTGGATCGCGAGCCAGAGCGAGTTCACGCCGACGCCGGTGCAGACGCGTGATGAGCGCAGCGACCTCGTGTACGCGATCAAGGTGCGCGTACCCAATCCGAACGGCGTGCTGAAGATCGGCATGCCGGCCGACCTCTCGTTCACCGCCTCGCAGGTCCCGTGA
- a CDS encoding TolC family protein — translation MNRPLQRAIAMAVLALASSRAAAQAVDTLRLSDLHRAALARDPRSAQAALLREQSSLRLANLRAERFPTFGVAAQAQHQSDVTSVSFPGAVLPYKDTYDANAGLRFRLLDPSRAPRTAVERTQLAESEARVEAALFAQRQAVNDAFFSALLLDAQRGVLADAITDLETQLRLARERVAAGASLPSEAAMLEAELLRRRQSLEEAASGRAVALAVLADLTGASVTEQASLEAPAIEGPVRAARMALDSLRARPEFAQFAAGRDAVTAREATVRALDKPKLSAFGRTGYGRPGLNMLAREFDTYWLAGVQLEWTPFDWGTIDREREAIAIQRQVLVTEERAFAERIQRAVRADLATIDRLERTVASDDAIVTLRERVLQETRLRYGEGVVTVGEFVDRETDLNTARLARATHRVELAQARARFLTTVGLEVR, via the coding sequence ATGAATCGCCCGCTCCAGCGCGCCATCGCGATGGCGGTGCTCGCGCTCGCCTCGTCGCGCGCCGCCGCGCAGGCCGTCGACACGCTCCGCCTCTCGGACCTGCATCGCGCCGCCCTCGCACGCGATCCGCGCAGTGCACAGGCGGCGCTGCTCCGCGAGCAGTCGTCGCTCCGCCTCGCCAACCTCCGCGCCGAGCGGTTCCCGACCTTCGGTGTCGCGGCGCAGGCGCAGCATCAGTCGGACGTGACGAGCGTCTCCTTTCCCGGCGCGGTGCTGCCGTACAAGGACACCTACGACGCCAACGCCGGCCTCCGCTTCCGCCTACTCGACCCGTCGCGCGCGCCGCGCACGGCGGTCGAGCGCACGCAGCTCGCGGAGTCGGAAGCGCGCGTCGAGGCGGCACTCTTCGCGCAGCGTCAGGCGGTGAATGACGCCTTCTTCTCGGCGTTGCTCCTCGACGCGCAACGCGGTGTGCTCGCCGACGCGATCACCGACCTGGAGACTCAGCTGCGCCTCGCGCGCGAGCGGGTCGCGGCGGGCGCCTCGCTCCCGAGCGAGGCGGCGATGCTCGAGGCGGAACTGCTGCGGCGGCGGCAGTCGCTGGAGGAGGCCGCGAGCGGTCGCGCGGTCGCGCTCGCGGTGCTGGCCGACCTCACCGGGGCCTCCGTGACCGAGCAGGCGTCCCTCGAGGCGCCGGCGATCGAGGGACCGGTGCGGGCCGCCCGGATGGCCCTCGACTCGCTGCGAGCGCGCCCCGAGTTCGCGCAGTTCGCGGCCGGGCGCGACGCGGTGACGGCCCGTGAGGCCACGGTGCGCGCGCTCGACAAGCCGAAGCTCTCGGCCTTCGGCCGCACCGGCTACGGCCGCCCCGGGCTGAACATGCTCGCGCGCGAGTTCGACACGTATTGGCTCGCCGGCGTGCAACTCGAGTGGACGCCGTTCGACTGGGGCACGATCGATCGCGAGCGCGAGGCGATCGCGATCCAGCGCCAAGTGCTGGTGACGGAGGAGCGCGCCTTCGCCGAGCGGATCCAGCGCGCGGTGCGAGCCGACCTCGCGACGATCGACCGGCTCGAGCGCACGGTCGCCTCCGACGACGCGATCGTCACGCTGCGCGAACGTGTGCTGCAGGAGACCCGCCTCCGCTACGGCGAGGGCGTGGTGACGGTCGGCGAGTTCGTCGACCGCGAGACCGACCTGAACACCGCGCGCCTCGCGCGCGCGACCCATCGCGTGGAGCTCGCCCAGGCCCGCGCCCGCTTCCTCACCACCGTCGGACTCGAGGTCCGCTGA
- a CDS encoding TetR/AcrR family transcriptional regulator: protein MATRRGSGKGEQGARGGRAGAAAAAAAAAAHRGPRTAVSHDGDTERRILEAARRVFIRSGSAGARMQEIAEEAGVNQALLHYYFRTKDQLGYAVFREAAGKLFPGIVRILGSDLPLEQRVEQVVHHYIDTLRAHPFLPGYVLAELNFHPERITAFAGEQLQRAGASDGTPALMLAKLQEELDRRAAAGEIRAIAPDQFLVNLASMCVFPFAARPMLSALLGFHTDSWDRFLDARRVELPRFILNALRP from the coding sequence ATGGCGACCAGACGGGGCAGCGGGAAGGGCGAGCAGGGCGCGCGCGGCGGGAGGGCCGGTGCCGCGGCGGCCGCGGCGGCCGCGGCGGCGCATCGTGGCCCGCGCACCGCGGTCTCGCACGACGGCGACACCGAGCGCCGGATCCTCGAGGCGGCTCGGCGTGTGTTCATCCGGAGCGGCTCGGCGGGTGCCCGCATGCAGGAGATCGCCGAGGAGGCCGGGGTGAACCAGGCGCTCCTGCACTACTACTTCCGCACCAAGGACCAGCTCGGCTACGCGGTCTTCCGTGAGGCGGCAGGGAAGCTCTTTCCCGGCATCGTGCGCATCCTCGGTTCCGACCTGCCGCTCGAACAGCGGGTGGAGCAGGTCGTCCATCACTACATCGACACGCTGCGCGCGCATCCGTTCCTGCCCGGCTACGTGCTCGCGGAGCTGAACTTCCACCCGGAGCGCATCACCGCGTTCGCCGGGGAGCAGCTGCAACGCGCCGGCGCGTCGGACGGGACACCGGCGCTGATGCTCGCCAAGCTGCAGGAGGAACTCGACCGCCGCGCCGCGGCCGGCGAGATCCGGGCGATCGCACCGGACCAGTTCCTCGTGAACCTCGCGTCGATGTGCGTCTTCCCCTTCGCCGCCCGTCCGATGCTCTCGGCGCTCCTCGGCTTCCACACCGATTCATGGGATCGCTTCCTCGACGCCCGGCGCGTCGAGTTGCCCCGCTTCATCCTCAACGCCCTCCGTCCATGA
- the queG gene encoding tRNA epoxyqueuosine(34) reductase QueG, which yields MTTPDAFDAAPVAPASFESRLKAQALGLGFDLAGIATLGPVASAPSFETWLAAGHHGEMDYLRRGADLRADTRRPEPGMRSALVVALDYGGKQPNGPVARYARGDDYHRVMWDKLEAVLAWVRVERGEVGGRAYVDTGPILERDLARRAGLGWFGKNTMLIHPRMGSFFFIGALFLELDLAPDAPFTEEHCGTCTRCLDACPTQAFVAPGVMDARRCLSYLTIESRTAIPAEFSSAIGEHLYGCDVCQDVCPWNVRFAKPEPSDAALAARAWLETTDPVALARELLAMDEATYRERFRGSAMKRAKLTGLQRNASAVLASVAASAPASPRTSA from the coding sequence GTGACGACGCCGGACGCCTTCGACGCGGCCCCGGTCGCGCCGGCGTCGTTCGAATCGCGGCTCAAGGCTCAGGCGCTCGGCCTCGGATTCGATCTAGCCGGCATCGCGACCCTCGGACCCGTCGCGTCCGCACCCTCCTTCGAGACGTGGCTCGCCGCGGGCCATCACGGCGAGATGGATTATCTCCGCCGCGGCGCCGACCTCCGCGCCGACACGCGGCGCCCGGAGCCCGGCATGCGCTCGGCCCTCGTCGTCGCGCTCGACTATGGCGGCAAGCAGCCGAACGGCCCCGTCGCGCGCTACGCCCGCGGCGACGACTACCATCGCGTGATGTGGGACAAGCTCGAGGCGGTGCTCGCCTGGGTCCGTGTCGAGCGCGGTGAGGTCGGCGGACGCGCGTACGTCGACACCGGCCCGATCCTCGAGCGCGACCTCGCGCGCCGCGCGGGGCTCGGCTGGTTCGGCAAGAACACGATGCTCATCCACCCCCGGATGGGGTCGTTCTTCTTCATCGGCGCGCTCTTTCTCGAGCTCGACCTCGCGCCCGACGCGCCCTTCACCGAGGAGCACTGCGGCACCTGCACGCGATGCCTCGACGCTTGCCCCACGCAGGCCTTCGTCGCGCCCGGCGTGATGGATGCGCGACGATGCCTGTCGTACCTCACCATCGAGAGCCGCACGGCGATCCCCGCGGAGTTCTCGAGCGCAATCGGCGAGCACCTATATGGGTGCGATGTGTGCCAGGACGTCTGCCCGTGGAACGTGCGCTTCGCCAAGCCGGAACCGAGCGACGCGGCGCTCGCGGCGCGCGCCTGGCTCGAGACCACCGATCCCGTCGCACTCGCACGCGAGCTGCTCGCGATGGACGAGGCGACCTACCGGGAGCGGTTCCGCGGCTCGGCGATGAAGCGTGCCAAGCTCACGGGGCTTCAGCGCAATGCGTCGGCGGTGCTGGCGTCCGTTGCGGCGTCCGCACCCGCGTCACCGCGCACGAGCGCATAA
- a CDS encoding aquaporin family protein has product MSGGPPADPRRYLAELLGTFVLVALGPGAAMVSASTGAFGHAGVALAFGLAVTLIVATFGPVSGAHVNPAVSVGLWSMGRFPARDVLPYVMAQCLGAIAAAFTLRWLLGDVGGMGATVPSVSLARAFAIEAGYTALLGFVILGVTTHARVPTSVVPFVLGATVFAGALVTGPLTGGSFNPARTLGPAVAGGAWTAHWLYWVAPILGMAAGMRAYALVRGDAGADAATDASTADALR; this is encoded by the coding sequence ATGAGTGGCGGCCCCCCCGCGGATCCGCGCCGCTATCTCGCCGAGCTGCTCGGCACCTTCGTGCTCGTCGCGCTCGGCCCCGGCGCGGCGATGGTGAGCGCGAGCACCGGTGCCTTCGGGCATGCCGGTGTCGCACTCGCCTTCGGCCTCGCGGTGACCCTCATCGTCGCGACCTTCGGACCCGTGAGCGGCGCGCATGTGAATCCTGCCGTGAGCGTCGGGCTCTGGAGCATGGGACGGTTCCCGGCGCGCGATGTGCTGCCCTACGTGATGGCCCAGTGCCTCGGCGCGATCGCCGCGGCGTTCACGTTGCGATGGCTCCTCGGTGATGTCGGCGGGATGGGCGCGACCGTGCCGAGCGTGAGCCTCGCCCGCGCGTTCGCGATCGAGGCGGGATACACCGCCTTGCTCGGCTTCGTGATCCTCGGGGTCACGACGCACGCGCGCGTGCCGACATCGGTCGTGCCGTTCGTGCTCGGTGCGACGGTCTTCGCCGGCGCGCTGGTCACCGGGCCGTTGACCGGGGGCAGCTTCAACCCGGCCCGCACGCTCGGCCCCGCGGTCGCCGGCGGCGCGTGGACCGCGCACTGGCTCTACTGGGTCGCGCCGATCCTCGGCATGGCCGCGGGCATGCGCGCTTATGCGCTCGTGCGCGGTGACGCGGGTGCGGACGCCGCAACGGACGCCAGCACCGCCGACGCATTGCGCTGA
- a CDS encoding metallophosphoesterase family protein, with protein MRYALISDIHGNLPALDAVFADIATRPEVAATHHLGDLVGYSPWPNEVIARLSERGVTGVSGNYDSTVAFAYKHCGCRSESPRQEELAHISFAWTCAHTTEPSKRMLAALPYRLDLSPRGGHVAGPTVTLVHATPVNNLVYVTEDRPDAFLLKQAEAARLKAGDVLAFGHTHKPWTRVVDGIRFINTGSVGRPKDGDWRAGYVLLDVGTEETQVEFVRVPYDVESAARGVIAAGLPEEFAEFLRTGGKPTPVATA; from the coding sequence ATGCGCTACGCCCTCATCTCCGACATCCACGGCAACCTGCCGGCCCTCGACGCCGTGTTCGCCGACATCGCGACCCGGCCGGAAGTTGCCGCCACGCATCATCTCGGTGACCTCGTCGGCTACTCGCCCTGGCCGAACGAAGTGATCGCGCGACTGTCCGAACGCGGCGTCACCGGAGTCTCGGGGAACTACGACTCGACCGTCGCCTTCGCCTACAAGCACTGCGGCTGCCGCTCCGAGAGCCCGAGGCAGGAGGAGCTCGCGCACATCTCCTTCGCCTGGACGTGCGCCCACACGACGGAACCCTCCAAGCGGATGCTCGCGGCGCTGCCGTATCGCCTGGACCTCAGCCCGCGCGGTGGACACGTTGCCGGCCCTACCGTGACCTTGGTGCACGCCACGCCGGTGAACAACCTGGTGTACGTCACGGAGGACCGGCCCGACGCCTTCCTCCTCAAGCAGGCCGAGGCGGCCCGACTGAAGGCAGGCGACGTGCTCGCGTTCGGGCACACGCACAAGCCGTGGACGCGCGTCGTCGACGGGATCCGGTTCATCAACACGGGGAGCGTGGGGCGTCCGAAGGACGGGGACTGGCGCGCCGGCTACGTGCTCCTCGATGTCGGCACGGAGGAGACCCAGGTGGAGTTCGTGCGCGTGCCGTACGATGTCGAGTCGGCGGCGCGCGGCGTGATCGCCGCGGGATTGCCGGAGGAGTTCGCGGAGTTCCTGCGGACCGGGGGCAAGCCCACGCCGGTCGCGACCGCATGA